In the genome of Blastopirellula marina, one region contains:
- a CDS encoding DUF4339 domain-containing protein, with protein sequence MDQEAWYFEHNGQRVGPFYRNELAELAKGKILDTSSRLVDALGQTVLLPELLGLGSRVQIVPEANTTDTVGIGSSHGDGEELVTAEIVPASRDLEHLPTDSDSLSLSEFIAYGLAFLFLPILCVLVSSLLYYVWKSSSPWKAQQINLLGFGVFFLHILFGCVLGMLAEGS encoded by the coding sequence ATGGATCAAGAAGCATGGTATTTCGAGCACAACGGACAGCGAGTGGGTCCGTTCTATCGAAATGAGCTCGCCGAGTTGGCAAAAGGTAAAATCCTCGATACGAGCAGTCGATTGGTTGACGCTTTGGGGCAGACTGTACTGTTGCCGGAACTACTTGGCTTGGGTTCCCGTGTTCAGATTGTCCCGGAAGCTAATACGACAGATACAGTAGGCATCGGTAGCTCGCATGGCGATGGTGAAGAACTTGTGACTGCCGAGATCGTACCTGCTTCTCGCGATTTGGAGCATTTGCCTACAGATAGCGACAGCCTGTCGCTATCTGAGTTCATCGCCTATGGGCTCGCGTTTCTCTTTCTACCGATACTCTGTGTCCTGGTTAGTTCCCTCCTCTATTACGTCTGGAAATCTTCGTCTCCCTGGAAGGCTCAGCAGATCAACCTTTTGGGGTTTGGCGTGTTCTTCCTACACATCCTCTTCGGGTGCGTGCTTGGAATGCTGGCAGAAGGTTCGTGA
- a CDS encoding DUF1257 domain-containing protein: MSHVVTIETEVRDVTAIRQATRRLQLPDPTYGEVRLFNDRKRGCAIQLRDWRYPVVADVTTGRLDYDNYNGHWGSQKELDQFLQRYAVERATIEARKQGHTAVEQSLPDGSIKLVIQVGG; the protein is encoded by the coding sequence ATGTCACACGTCGTCACCATTGAAACCGAAGTTCGTGATGTTACGGCGATCCGCCAGGCAACACGGCGACTTCAACTTCCCGATCCCACGTACGGTGAGGTTCGCTTGTTCAATGATCGCAAGCGTGGCTGCGCGATCCAGCTTCGAGATTGGCGTTACCCGGTCGTCGCCGACGTGACGACCGGTCGGCTCGATTACGACAACTACAACGGCCATTGGGGCAGCCAGAAAGAACTCGATCAGTTTCTGCAGCGGTATGCCGTCGAACGGGCGACGATCGAAGCCCGCAAGCAAGGCCACACCGCCGTCGAGCAGTCGCTTCCGGACGGAAGCATCAAACTCGTCATTCAAGTTGGAGGGTAA
- a CDS encoding sulfatase — MFQFLAISTRRSGTSGCRRTFPRHLLHRITTLASAASLVLFAQLFFTAPLNAESRDRPNIILILSDDLAWSDLKCYGHPWHRTPHIDRLADGGVRFTNAYASAPICSASRASLLTGKTTASLGFEFVTKNSPGSQNIDGPTALVAPPLTLNLALAESTIAERLTEQGYETAFFGKWHLNQHHGRYLGWSPTHGPKQQGFQIAEEDFGAHPYSWGQNPPATIDAEGRFADDSMVERVCRYIRQPHERPYFAMASSFYVHTPVRTPLKWLTDHYENTIPIDAKNRANRVKYAAFLETLDHHVGEILDAVEASGTSDNTLVVFFSDNGGHPEYTANAPLRGSKWNLYEGGIRVPLIVRWPGRTKPGTESITPVVGYDLPSTFVQASGGDNEGVEGEAVPLRAYPISEQESRDLIWHFPYYHPETGYNKAKPTIGVDDFVVSKTKPQSAIRREDFKLIWFAEDDRVELYNLAKDPSEQVDLSEIETAKSFELRAALHQYLRDHHARMAMPR; from the coding sequence ATGTTTCAATTCCTTGCCATTTCGACGCGTCGTTCAGGAACGTCCGGTTGCCGCCGAACATTCCCACGTCATTTGCTACACAGAATAACTACACTTGCGTCTGCTGCGAGTTTGGTGCTCTTCGCACAACTCTTTTTTACAGCACCACTTAACGCCGAGTCAAGAGATCGTCCTAACATCATTTTGATACTTTCCGATGACCTGGCTTGGTCCGATTTGAAATGCTATGGCCACCCATGGCATCGTACTCCGCACATCGATCGATTAGCTGACGGCGGGGTACGTTTCACCAATGCCTACGCGTCGGCTCCCATCTGCTCCGCCTCTCGCGCGAGCCTACTGACCGGTAAGACAACAGCCAGTCTGGGCTTCGAGTTCGTCACGAAGAATTCTCCGGGCAGCCAGAACATCGACGGACCTACGGCTCTTGTTGCACCGCCATTAACACTCAACCTTGCTCTGGCCGAAAGCACGATCGCGGAAAGGCTGACCGAACAGGGATATGAAACAGCCTTCTTCGGAAAGTGGCATCTCAACCAACATCACGGACGGTACCTTGGCTGGAGCCCAACGCACGGACCGAAGCAACAAGGATTTCAAATCGCGGAAGAGGACTTCGGAGCGCATCCGTATTCTTGGGGACAAAATCCGCCTGCCACCATCGATGCCGAAGGCCGCTTTGCCGATGACTCGATGGTCGAAAGAGTTTGCCGCTACATTCGCCAGCCGCACGAACGGCCCTACTTTGCCATGGCATCTTCTTTCTATGTACATACACCTGTCCGAACGCCGCTGAAGTGGTTGACCGATCACTACGAAAACACCATTCCCATCGATGCTAAGAACCGGGCTAATCGCGTCAAGTATGCGGCATTCCTGGAGACCCTCGATCACCATGTTGGAGAGATTCTGGATGCCGTTGAGGCAAGTGGCACTTCGGACAACACACTGGTTGTATTCTTCTCCGACAACGGCGGCCATCCCGAGTACACTGCGAACGCGCCTTTACGTGGATCCAAATGGAATCTTTATGAAGGTGGCATCCGTGTACCGCTCATTGTGCGTTGGCCGGGCAGAACCAAACCTGGCACTGAAAGCATCACGCCAGTGGTTGGTTATGATCTACCTTCGACCTTTGTTCAGGCCTCTGGTGGAGATAATGAGGGAGTAGAAGGGGAGGCCGTCCCCCTTCGGGCTTATCCTATTTCGGAACAAGAGTCACGGGATCTTATCTGGCATTTTCCCTACTATCACCCGGAAACTGGTTACAACAAGGCGAAACCAACGATTGGTGTCGATGACTTCGTTGTCAGCAAGACAAAGCCACAATCAGCCATCCGGCGAGAAGACTTTAAACTGATTTGGTTTGCCGAAGACGATCGTGTCGAACTCTACAATCTCGCAAAGGATCCGTCCGAACAAGTAGATCTTAGCGAAATAGAAACCGCAAAGTCATTTGAACTCAGAGCGGCGCTTCATCAATACCTGCGAGATCACCATGCCAGAATGGCGATGCCGCGTTAA
- a CDS encoding GntR family transcriptional regulator: MEKIPRRKQAYQYIQQRILSGDLPAGTQISELALAKEIGMSRMPIREAIRQLEVEGLVRQVPRFGTIVHSLDRSEMAELYEVREALESHAAELVAGQLTHEDKQILSLLCNKIMLVARELRDSREKMLSPEWMQKFLAADMGFHMVILRASGNRRMMKIVSDLRVLSRIFTAQRETHDLKIVTSVYRFHRRILRALKHANGEMARYWMREHIRESRRLALESFDRRQAMGDARSALPLALPQDLLEEINQIEAGET; the protein is encoded by the coding sequence ATGGAAAAGATTCCACGGCGCAAGCAAGCCTATCAATACATTCAGCAGCGAATCTTGTCGGGCGACTTACCGGCTGGAACGCAGATCTCAGAGCTTGCGCTGGCAAAAGAAATCGGCATGAGCCGAATGCCGATTCGAGAAGCGATTCGGCAACTCGAAGTGGAAGGTTTGGTTCGGCAGGTTCCTCGATTTGGCACGATTGTCCACTCCTTGGATCGCTCGGAAATGGCTGAGCTTTATGAAGTGCGCGAGGCCCTGGAAAGTCACGCCGCAGAGTTGGTTGCGGGTCAACTTACCCATGAAGATAAGCAGATATTGTCGCTTCTCTGCAACAAGATCATGCTTGTCGCTCGTGAACTTCGGGATAGCCGAGAGAAGATGCTAAGCCCTGAATGGATGCAAAAGTTTCTCGCGGCTGACATGGGTTTTCATATGGTGATTTTGCGCGCCAGCGGAAACCGCCGCATGATGAAGATCGTGTCGGATCTCCGCGTGCTATCGCGGATATTCACGGCGCAGCGCGAAACGCACGATTTGAAAATCGTGACAAGCGTCTATCGCTTTCATCGTCGAATACTTCGTGCGCTAAAACACGCTAACGGAGAAATGGCCCGCTATTGGATGCGGGAACACATTCGCGAAAGCCGTCGTCTGGCGCTTGAATCGTTTGATCGACGTCAGGCAATGGGGGACGCGCGAAGCGCCCTGCCATTAGCCCTTCCACAAGACTTGTTGGAAGAGATCAATCAAATTGAAGCAGGCGAGACTTAA
- a CDS encoding sodium:solute symporter — protein MHQFAVADVAVLVIYLLGVVGLGVWFFRKSRNPEGYMAASRSMPGWVVGLSIFGTYVSSISFLALPGKAFSSDWNALAFSLSLPLAAWVATIWFVPYYRQGDAVSAYEHLEQRFGVWARTYAATCYLLTQVARMGSVMFLLALPLHQLLGWNIPALILVTGGLTTLYTLLGGIEGVIWTDALQSIVLASGAVACAIILPLSMPDGASQMMEIASNHGKFSLGSMGISLSQPTFWIVLIYGMFINLQNFGIDQSYVQRYIAAKSDGDARKSVWIGALVYVPISIIFLWIGTALFAYYTIQPELLPKSLQAEIAAGKGDGVFPYFIVDGLPTGVSGLLVAAIFAAAMSTLSTSLNGAATLTLTDYYRRFIRPQATDRESMVVLYLSTMAWGIIGTTTAIAMMEVQSILDAWWQLAGIFSGGMLGLFLLGMMSRKAGNGAAIAGVVLGVIVILWMTLSRTDFWPDNWGTIASPFNNYLVIVFGTMTILLVGWLLAYFFGPATTQDDSGETDTNTNE, from the coding sequence GTGCACCAATTTGCCGTCGCCGATGTCGCTGTGCTCGTCATCTACCTTCTTGGGGTAGTTGGGCTCGGCGTCTGGTTCTTCCGCAAGAGCCGCAATCCCGAAGGCTACATGGCCGCCAGTCGCTCGATGCCAGGCTGGGTGGTGGGACTCTCCATATTCGGCACCTATGTGAGTAGCATCAGCTTTCTAGCACTGCCAGGCAAGGCATTTTCAAGCGACTGGAATGCCTTGGCGTTTAGTCTTTCGCTTCCTCTGGCGGCCTGGGTCGCCACCATCTGGTTCGTCCCATACTACCGCCAAGGGGATGCGGTTTCCGCCTATGAACATCTGGAACAACGCTTTGGCGTATGGGCCCGTACCTATGCGGCTACTTGCTACCTTCTTACCCAAGTCGCGCGCATGGGTTCCGTCATGTTCCTCTTGGCGTTGCCGCTTCACCAGCTATTGGGTTGGAACATTCCGGCACTGATCCTTGTCACTGGCGGTCTTACCACGCTTTATACGCTTCTCGGCGGAATCGAAGGGGTTATCTGGACCGACGCTCTGCAAAGTATTGTTCTGGCATCCGGTGCCGTTGCTTGTGCCATCATTCTTCCCCTGAGTATGCCAGATGGGGCATCACAGATGATGGAGATCGCATCCAACCATGGCAAATTCAGCCTCGGCTCGATGGGGATCAGCCTTTCTCAGCCAACGTTCTGGATTGTTTTGATCTATGGAATGTTCATCAATCTACAGAATTTCGGCATCGATCAAAGTTACGTACAGCGTTACATTGCCGCCAAGTCCGATGGCGATGCGCGCAAATCGGTCTGGATTGGCGCTCTCGTTTATGTACCGATTTCGATCATCTTTTTATGGATCGGCACAGCTCTTTTTGCTTACTACACGATACAGCCCGAACTACTGCCCAAATCCCTGCAGGCCGAAATCGCAGCAGGAAAGGGGGACGGTGTTTTTCCTTACTTCATCGTCGACGGTCTTCCCACTGGCGTTTCCGGCCTACTCGTCGCGGCTATTTTTGCCGCAGCCATGAGCACCCTTTCGACGAGCCTGAACGGAGCGGCCACACTGACACTAACAGACTATTACCGTCGATTCATTCGCCCCCAGGCAACCGATCGTGAGTCTATGGTTGTTTTATATCTCAGCACCATGGCGTGGGGCATTATCGGTACCACCACCGCGATTGCCATGATGGAAGTTCAAAGCATTTTGGATGCATGGTGGCAGTTGGCAGGTATCTTTAGTGGCGGCATGCTTGGATTATTTCTGCTGGGAATGATGTCAAGAAAAGCAGGGAACGGGGCAGCAATCGCAGGAGTCGTCCTCGGCGTGATCGTCATCCTTTGGATGACCCTGTCTCGCACGGACTTCTGGCCCGATAACTGGGGCACAATCGCCAGCCCGTTCAACAATTATCTGGTTATTGTCTTCGGAACGATGACCATATTGCTCGTCGGCTGGCTTCTAGCCTATTTTTTTGGTCCAGCGACTACCCAGGATGATTCTGGCGAAACCGATACAAACACTAACGAATAA
- a CDS encoding recombinase family protein codes for MDQDLPSMGAANEKLTSEVVKWWTEMSALCNFVLTGFDPEASLEKRIEWAIDCGYEIGTIYSRFSTKLQHSTDDQVRECIQWAAKNRIYIPPELISVDEGVKGRRTQRAGLDRTTVILRQRYAKVLLVYKASRLFRQAGKGYQFINEEVVEEGLRAVSVSQGIDTNDGKTWKLQLQIHGLFDDLLLEAIADHVRSGLTGLFLNGWITGAIGIGYRRKEIPGAPLTNRGLPRTMPEVDPEVAKLVREHAQLLLDGMSIGEGVRRWNAANGPVDPRSTSTKLRPQCYRRLFSNKRLTGKWQFGRCRNQFSTKLDSVKQVEQPEDEVVTLQCEELRILDDATFDALQLMFAARKMGPRGPRKDKKLQLWDLTTEFFLCDNCSTPESPVRFYQTGANGQAMQCKNGILCACKSAVRREEAVKAVCDSLAELIVRDGELIESIVLQSQQLDAQADQGLEQQLVQARKQLALLSNRVNDLFEMSGEGTEDDRKEIKARLRAAQLQRNTAQSEVNRLQRAVDGTTSTMTVEQIRERLAEMCNLLSTAANGDLGEDAVYKTLAVFRALTGGQIWVQVEQRANRKRTNVRGTFRPQLLKAFSEPLPGKNVPTAELVTVWLRKPPRLDLIAERVHQLIDIEGMSHRETAKQLQREGHNVNSGNVWYSYRRWYEMQGLEPPNVPYNNGKKRRPR; via the coding sequence ATGGACCAAGACCTGCCTAGCATGGGTGCGGCTAATGAAAAACTCACCTCCGAAGTTGTCAAATGGTGGACCGAGATGTCCGCCCTATGCAACTTCGTCCTGACCGGCTTCGATCCGGAAGCGTCCTTGGAAAAACGAATCGAATGGGCCATCGACTGTGGCTATGAGATCGGAACCATCTATTCTCGATTCAGCACGAAATTGCAGCATTCGACCGATGACCAGGTGCGAGAGTGTATCCAGTGGGCGGCTAAGAATCGCATCTATATCCCACCGGAGTTGATTTCGGTAGATGAGGGAGTCAAGGGAAGGCGAACCCAGCGTGCTGGACTCGACCGAACGACAGTGATTCTCCGTCAACGGTATGCCAAGGTCCTCTTGGTGTACAAGGCGAGCCGCTTGTTTCGCCAAGCAGGTAAAGGTTACCAGTTCATTAACGAGGAGGTTGTGGAGGAAGGGCTCCGTGCTGTAAGCGTTTCCCAAGGTATTGATACCAACGACGGCAAGACGTGGAAGCTCCAGTTGCAGATCCACGGCCTCTTTGACGATCTGCTACTCGAAGCGATCGCAGATCATGTCCGTTCGGGATTGACTGGACTCTTCCTCAATGGCTGGATCACGGGTGCGATTGGGATCGGCTATCGCCGCAAAGAGATCCCCGGCGCACCACTAACAAACCGCGGACTTCCCCGCACCATGCCCGAGGTCGACCCTGAAGTCGCCAAGCTAGTCCGTGAGCACGCGCAGCTCCTGCTTGACGGAATGTCGATAGGAGAAGGCGTCAGGCGTTGGAATGCAGCCAACGGCCCAGTTGATCCTCGATCGACCAGTACTAAGCTGCGGCCCCAGTGTTACCGTCGCCTGTTTTCCAATAAGCGTCTCACCGGCAAATGGCAATTCGGACGTTGTCGTAACCAGTTCTCAACCAAGCTCGATAGCGTCAAGCAGGTCGAACAACCGGAAGACGAGGTGGTTACCCTCCAGTGCGAAGAACTACGCATCTTGGATGATGCCACGTTCGATGCGCTACAGCTGATGTTTGCTGCCCGCAAGATGGGACCGCGCGGACCTCGCAAGGACAAGAAATTGCAACTGTGGGATCTGACCACCGAGTTCTTCTTGTGTGACAACTGCAGTACGCCTGAGTCGCCGGTCCGCTTCTACCAGACGGGTGCCAACGGACAGGCGATGCAGTGCAAAAACGGTATCCTTTGTGCATGCAAGTCCGCCGTTCGCCGCGAGGAGGCGGTTAAGGCGGTTTGCGACAGCCTCGCTGAGTTGATCGTGCGTGACGGAGAACTGATCGAGTCGATCGTGCTGCAGAGCCAGCAGTTGGACGCTCAAGCGGACCAGGGCTTGGAACAACAACTGGTCCAGGCTCGTAAGCAGTTGGCTTTGCTCAGCAACCGGGTTAACGATCTGTTCGAGATGTCGGGCGAAGGTACTGAGGACGATCGCAAGGAGATCAAGGCCCGGCTGCGGGCTGCCCAGTTGCAGCGCAACACCGCCCAGAGCGAAGTGAATCGCTTGCAGCGGGCGGTCGACGGGACCACCAGCACGATGACGGTCGAACAGATCCGCGAGCGACTCGCCGAGATGTGTAATCTGTTGAGCACCGCCGCGAATGGCGACCTCGGTGAGGATGCCGTTTACAAGACGCTCGCCGTATTCCGTGCTTTGACAGGCGGACAGATATGGGTCCAGGTCGAGCAGCGCGCGAACCGCAAGCGGACGAATGTCCGGGGAACCTTTCGTCCTCAACTGTTGAAGGCGTTCTCCGAACCGCTTCCAGGGAAAAATGTCCCTACTGCGGAACTGGTCACGGTCTGGCTGCGTAAGCCGCCTCGCCTGGACCTGATCGCCGAACGCGTCCATCAACTGATCGACATCGAGGGGATGAGCCATCGCGAGACAGCCAAGCAGTTGCAGCGCGAAGGCCACAACGTCAATTCGGGAAACGTTTGGTACAGCTACCGTCGCTGGTACGAGATGCAAGGCCTTGAGCCGCCAAACGTTCCCTACAACAACGGCAAGAAGCGGCGCCCTCGATAA
- a CDS encoding dihydrodipicolinate synthase family protein — protein sequence MNLPNKPFHGIIPPLATPLTGRDQLDHEGLERLIEHTIDGGVHGLFILGSTGEAPSLSYRLRRELIDTVCRQVGDRIPVLVGITDTAFVESVALAQHAADAGADALVLTTPYYFPAGQTELISYVRNITPELPLPLMLYNMPQLTKVWFEIDTLKQLSDLEGIVGLKDSSGDMTYFKEAVRLKSIRPDWSVMIGPEAKLPEAIQLGGNGAVAGGANVLPRLFVECYEAKLANNDVKLAELHNRINDFQRIYEIGKYASKYIKATKCCLSLMGICNDFMAEPFHSFRTPQRLQVAEILNQLDIPVTQS from the coding sequence GTGAACTTGCCAAACAAACCGTTTCACGGAATCATTCCGCCTCTCGCGACACCTTTGACAGGACGCGATCAACTCGATCATGAAGGCCTGGAACGCTTGATCGAACATACGATCGATGGCGGCGTTCATGGGTTGTTCATTCTAGGAAGTACAGGTGAAGCCCCTAGCTTGAGTTATCGCTTGCGGAGAGAACTGATTGATACCGTCTGCCGTCAAGTCGGTGATCGAATTCCCGTCCTGGTCGGTATTACCGACACGGCATTCGTCGAGTCGGTTGCCCTAGCTCAGCATGCTGCCGACGCAGGGGCAGACGCACTCGTTCTTACCACCCCGTATTACTTTCCGGCAGGTCAAACAGAACTGATCAGCTACGTACGAAACATCACGCCAGAACTTCCTCTGCCGCTGATGCTCTACAACATGCCACAGCTAACCAAGGTATGGTTCGAGATCGATACGCTAAAGCAACTTTCCGACCTCGAAGGAATTGTCGGACTCAAAGATAGTAGTGGCGACATGACCTACTTTAAAGAAGCGGTGAGACTCAAATCGATTCGTCCTGACTGGTCCGTCATGATCGGGCCGGAAGCCAAGCTGCCAGAGGCGATACAACTTGGCGGCAATGGCGCGGTCGCTGGTGGTGCCAATGTCTTGCCGCGGCTATTCGTGGAATGCTATGAAGCAAAGCTTGCCAACAACGACGTCAAGCTGGCAGAATTACACAATCGCATCAACGACTTTCAACGTATTTACGAGATTGGCAAGTACGCCTCGAAGTACATCAAGGCCACCAAGTGTTGTCTATCGTTGATGGGTATTTGCAACGATTTCATGGCCGAACCGTTTCACAGTTTTCGCACTCCCCAGCGGTTACAAGTCGCTGAAATCTTGAATCAGCTTGATATCCCCGTCACCCAAAGCTAA
- a CDS encoding tyrosine-type recombinase/integrase, with product MARNRKSRRQQHGSAWHWKQTDCWYFTPPGTKKREALFDEDGERIRGKENKEAAQLALARIKLTDELTPVSSAPSKDWTVAQVCEIYLADLTNTATPEWVRLCQTWLNDFCGYCGALSVSELKKKHLRTWLQKHKTWNNNSQRNVIACIKAAFNFCCKFDDLDINPLSSYQKPAATARVTSFSPEEEKEIYAATNKAHALFLKCCILTGARPFSEMAMVTADHVVETPHGMFYLLKARTAEGGHGHKAAKKTGKDRRIMLCEEMEAITRRLMLEAPKDSGIPLLRTTHGKQWKRCNGVQQFCNVKEKLNLPDDRVTYTCRHTFAKRTLSGYYTGQPTTIEVLAGLMGNTPKVCWDCYAQWADDYNDPLWAALGKSKAKRSAA from the coding sequence ATGGCAAGGAATCGAAAATCGCGTCGCCAGCAGCATGGTTCTGCGTGGCACTGGAAGCAGACGGACTGCTGGTATTTCACTCCACCTGGCACTAAGAAGCGAGAAGCTCTCTTCGACGAGGACGGTGAGCGGATCCGGGGCAAGGAGAACAAGGAGGCGGCCCAGCTGGCGCTGGCCCGGATCAAGTTGACTGATGAGTTGACGCCTGTCTCGTCGGCACCCTCGAAAGACTGGACGGTAGCCCAGGTCTGCGAGATCTACTTGGCGGATCTCACGAATACGGCGACTCCAGAATGGGTTAGGCTTTGCCAGACCTGGCTGAACGACTTTTGTGGCTACTGCGGAGCATTGTCCGTCTCAGAACTCAAGAAAAAACACTTGCGAACCTGGCTCCAAAAGCACAAGACCTGGAACAACAACTCGCAGCGGAATGTCATTGCCTGTATCAAGGCCGCGTTCAATTTCTGCTGCAAGTTTGATGATCTCGATATCAACCCACTTTCCAGCTATCAGAAGCCTGCAGCCACAGCTCGCGTGACTTCGTTCAGCCCCGAAGAAGAAAAAGAGATCTACGCGGCCACGAATAAAGCCCATGCCTTGTTTCTGAAGTGCTGTATTTTGACGGGAGCTCGTCCTTTCTCCGAAATGGCGATGGTAACGGCTGATCACGTTGTCGAAACGCCGCACGGCATGTTCTATTTGCTGAAGGCTCGTACCGCAGAGGGCGGCCACGGTCATAAGGCCGCCAAGAAGACCGGCAAGGATCGGCGGATCATGCTCTGTGAGGAGATGGAAGCGATCACGCGGCGACTCATGCTCGAAGCACCGAAGGACTCCGGGATCCCGCTGCTGCGAACGACACATGGAAAGCAGTGGAAGCGCTGCAATGGCGTTCAGCAGTTTTGCAATGTCAAGGAAAAGCTCAACCTACCGGACGACCGCGTGACCTATACGTGTCGCCACACGTTCGCCAAGCGAACGCTATCCGGGTACTACACGGGCCAACCCACCACGATTGAAGTCTTGGCAGGCTTGATGGGCAACACACCGAAAGTTTGCTGGGATTGCTACGCCCAGTGGGCGGACGACTACAACGATCCGCTTTGGGCGGCACTTGGTAAGTCCAAAGCGAAACGATCGGCTGCATAG
- a CDS encoding GYF domain-containing protein — protein sequence MSEQEWYFEHANQKLGPFRIAALQHLASAGLIHSHTKVIDSTGICSDANDIVECLPIPPSPPLPEEMFLARSTSNHSKENDLINTDLSISNVFRFLGSFLPSAATIGGLIFVVFMLSRLGYFLKLCWQAIFSTD from the coding sequence ATGAGCGAACAAGAGTGGTACTTCGAACACGCGAATCAGAAACTTGGACCTTTTCGAATAGCAGCACTTCAACACTTAGCAAGTGCTGGGCTGATTCACTCGCATACAAAGGTGATCGACTCCACAGGAATTTGCTCAGATGCGAATGATATCGTGGAGTGTTTGCCAATTCCTCCATCTCCTCCATTGCCAGAGGAGATGTTTCTAGCTCGAAGCACTTCGAATCACTCTAAAGAGAATGATTTGATCAATACTGATCTCTCCATTTCCAACGTATTTCGATTCCTTGGATCGTTTCTGCCTAGCGCGGCGACAATTGGTGGATTGATTTTCGTGGTGTTTATGCTTTCTCGCCTCGGTTACTTTTTAAAGCTGTGCTGGCAGGCAATATTTTCGACCGATTAG
- a CDS encoding DUF2997 domain-containing protein, whose product MKTIEIIVSPTGESRLETRGFQGSECREASRFLEAALGQQTSETLTAEFHATEITQQNQIEQKE is encoded by the coding sequence TTGAAAACTATTGAGATTATCGTCAGCCCGACTGGCGAGTCACGCCTAGAAACGCGGGGCTTTCAGGGCTCAGAGTGTCGCGAGGCAAGTCGCTTCCTAGAAGCCGCCTTGGGACAACAAACGTCCGAGACGCTTACAGCCGAGTTCCACGCCACGGAAATCACGCAACAAAATCAAATTGAACAGAAGGAATAA